The region ATTGGTCGACGAAGTCCCAATGCAATCCCGATATGCGAACTGGGTGCCGTTTTGGCACTGGCAGGTGGTGGAGTCAAAGCAGCATCCGAACCACGCTCCGCCCTGGGTCGTACAATTCGGACAGGTGGAAACTCCTCCGGAGCCGCCGCAGCAGCTCGAGCTCCCGGAGCACAGGTTGCCGCACATCCCGCAGGTCGTCCAGTCGCAGCTGCCAACCGGAGTCTCGTCGCAACCGAGGGACGGCAACAGAGGTACAAGGGCCAGGCCGGATAGCGAGAGCAGCGTCTTTCCTATTTTGACCATTGCTCCGCGCCGGGAGAATTTCTGCGAATGTTTAGCCAGATATCGCGCTACTCGTGCGTCTAAATTGTCCTGAATATCCCGTTCGTCATTCATTTTGCTATCCTCGCGGTCCATTTCCGTTGACTGTTTTAGACTCCAGAGAATCCCCGTGCCCGGCCGCTGCCTGCCCCAAAGCGCGCTGATAGTACTCCACATTGCCGGAAACTCCCAGGTCGAGAGCATTCAGCAAGCTGTCGAGATGCTCCTTGCTGTTTACCAGGCCTTTGCTGCGCAAGATCCCCTCACGGTCGATTAGGAGAGCGTAGGGAGCGGTAAATACCATCATGCCGAAAGCAAAATCCTTAGAGAAGATGTACGGGAGGTGCGACAGTCCATGTTTTTTGGCGTAGCGTTTGTTGCTTTCCGCGTCGCCGTTGAAAGTGGCCAGCACCACGGAGATATGCCGCTCCTGCCGCACCAGGGCCACGATCGCCGGAGCGAGCTGCTCGCAGACCGAACATCCTTCGGATAGAAAGAGCACCAGCGTGTTTTTCTCGTTGGAAGGCACCTGTACCTTGTTGGCATAAATGTCTTCTATTTCGAATTTCTGAACTGCGCGTCCCACCTGTGGGCCTACTCTGGTTGCCTTGGCTCCAGCCGGCAAAATGCGCCCATGCAGGAGAGCAATCTGGCGAGTCATAACCAGAATAGCCACGCACAACAGCAACAGCAGGACCCAAGCCGCGATGTAAGAGCCCACAAAGAGACTCGACGCCATTCAAATACCCTCATCGATTAAGTTCGGTAAATACCACGTTATACGTTCTAAGCCTGTGAATATGCGCGAACAGCTGCCAGGCGACCAGCGCGGAGACGCCCAGGAGCATGGCATCCAGGCGCCTGAGCCCGGAGAGCGCCTGCGGCGAAGCCACTCTGAACCATCCTGCCGCCAGCATCGAAAACAGGACCAGCACTGTATTGCGAGCCACCAGCCACCAGCTGATCTCCGATTCGTCGTCGCCGGCGAAACATCCGCAGGAGATTTTGCGGCGGCCGCGCAACAGGTTGATGGCGATGGCGGCCCCGAACACGATAAAAAGAGCCATCGCGAACAGGGCAGCCGTAGCCAGCAGCGGTTGCTGCATGGCGGCCGCGAGCAACAGAACCAGCCCCAGCAGGCACTCGGTGACGGGAATGGCCCGGGAGAGAAGCAGCGCCACGCGAAGAGAAACAAGCTGAAATCCGCGGACCGCCGCTTCAAACTTGATCGGATCTCCCATCTTGGCAACGGCCGAGGCGAGCAGCAGCATTCCTGTGAATGCCTGGCAAGCCGTCATTAAGTAGCTGTTGCTGAACATGGAAGTCTCCGCCTCTTGACTTTCAGTCAAAAAAATACCTGTGGTCCTGTTGCCGTATTCAATACCGTGCTTTTATGGACGCGGCCATCGACTCGTGCGTCCGACCCGAGGTGCAGGATCACTGCTGCTCGTCGGCGTAGATCCTTGCGTCCCACTTGCTCAGAGTCAGCCGCGCCTTCTGCAGATCGGCAGAGCTCATGTTTCCGGTCAATTTGGCCAGCCGGTCTCCAGCGAGCTTGTCTCCCTGCTGCGAAGCCAGGTTGTACCAGATGAACGCATACACCGGATTTGCGGGAACGCCAATACCGAGTTCAAAGGTACGTCCAAGTGCCCGCTCACCCGGACCATAGCCGGAACCCGCAGATTGCCGCAGGTATCGAGCAGCGGTAGTAAGGTCCTGCGGCACCTCTGTGCCGGCTTGCAGCATGAGCCCCAGCCGCAGTGCCGCGATGGCGTTACCCTGCGCCGCGGAATCCGTGAATAATTGGACGGCGCGGTTTGGATTTTTCTGGTCTTTCTGGAGGAATATGCGGCCCAATGCCAGCTCCGCCCATGGATCTCGCTTGGCCGCTCCTTGATTGAACAGGCTGATGGCTTTGTTCCGGTCCTTGGGAACTCCCTTACCCATCAGGTACATTCTCCCCAACCAGGCCATTGCGTTCGCATCACCCAGATCCGCCGCTTGCTGGAACAAAGATGCTGCCTGCACGTCATCATGTAGCGCTTTCTGGGCCAGCTGGCCTGCGAATCTCAAACCGACCGGATCATTGGCAGTTGCCGCCTGCGTGATAAGCGCTATTCCCTGGTCATAGTCCTTGGGCACTCCCCGGCCATACATCATGAAGCTGCCCAACCACGCGCTGGCTTCCTGTGAGCCCTGGTTCGAGGCTGCCTTGAACCACCGGGCCGCCTCACTGTAATTTCTGGCGCGGTTGGGGCCCTGATGGTAAAACTTGGCCACTCTAATCTGCGCCTGTACGTCGCCGGCATTGGCGGCTGCGAGGTCTTTCTGGAATGCAGGGTTGGCGGTTGGGTCGTTTCCATTGCCGGGAGGGGCCTGCGTCCAGCCCGTCGACACCACGAGCGCCACAAATGCGCAGGTAATCAGGATTCCGCAAAACAACGCACTCTTTTTCCCCGGCACTTCGCGCATGGTTTCATTTCTGGTGATTCGCAACATTGTCTTGTTCCTCTTATCGTCCGTTCCGGGCGGCTCCGGGATCTGTTTGGTGCACCGCCGGATATGGCCGTGATCGCCGCCTCACGGCACCAGGTTGAAGTTCCGGCAGACCAGGCGCTTAGTAGAAGCAGCTGGTGCAGCCTGCGCAGAAGCAGGAGAAGCAGCTGGAGCAACTGGAGCATCCGCCGCATCCCGTGCAGCCGCAACTGCAGCCGGAACATCCGGAACAACCGGAACAACCGGAACATCCAGAGCAGCTTTCAATAGGGAGTACCTGATTCGTGGAGGCACCCTGCTGCGCATTTATCAAACCGGTAACGGCGTGCAGGTCAAGAGCATCCGTTGTCAGCGACAAAGCAGCGCTCTCCATGGGAGCGCCGACTGCACTGCTGGAAACCGAAACCACACGGACGAACGGAAAAATGCCTGTGATCTCCAGGGCGTAATGCCGTTCCTCAGTTCGCGCGCTGCCCAGTTTCAGCAGCAAGCTCCGCCGGAGGTCATCCGGCACTGCGTGTTTGGACAATCCTCGAGATGAGTTGCGAAAAGGCCAGAATTGTGTAGCAACCATCCGAACGCAAACTCCGAGGAACACGATGAAAACGAGTACGCGAGTGTGGAACTTCTTAATTGTGATCATGGCCACCCCAACAATCTTTTGAACCTTTGCGACGTAGCGGTTTTGGGATTTCCTCGCAGCTGTCAAGACTCACTTGCGGTCGGGTCACAGTCAGACTGTGATCTGACAGCATGTGGATTCTATTCTTTGATGACCACAGCGCAAGCAACTTGATGAGACACTTTGGATGTTGATTGGACAGATCTGGAATTTGCCGGCTTGCCCCGCGTGCGCGGACCCACCGCCACAGCTTCAAAGTTACGATCTGCTCGAAGTTCCTTTGGCGAGCAACCTACGCTGCTCTTGATGAACCTGGAAAAAGATCTTTGTGACCGATAGCCCAACTGGAAAGCAACTTCCTTGATGCTCTGATGAGGATTGTTATCAAGCAGGCCCCTGGCATACTCCAACAGCATTTCACTGCGCAACTCGCGAAACGTTCTCGAGGTCGCTTGTTTGACCGCTTTCTCGATGGTATGGCGTTCAACGCCGATCCGAGTGGAAAGCTCATTCAAGGATAGATACGGGGTGGAGCGCAGATTGAGTTGTATGCGGTTGAACAGCCCATTCAGATCGTATGACATCGATCTCTCCTCGTTCGCTCAATGTTCTTGAGAATCCATTTCTTGATCACTAGGCTTAAGAGTCGGCTTGCAACCGTAAGTCAGCTGTGCCTATGCTCGTTGATGGGTAAAGGAGAGTCACAGTAGTATTGAGACAACCACGTGTCAAGGTTTGTGAGTTAACTTTTGTAAATTTCGGAAGCGTCTAGTTCCATTTCGGGAAGGCTCGAAGCGTTAACGAGGGTATGCACCTATTAGACAGTAATGGTATTGCCCTGCTACTGATGCGGAATATGGCCTCCTATTCCCCACGAGCACCATAAGAGGGCATTGCTCCCACCCAAGCAGGCTATCAGGCCATAGAATGTTAAAGACTGCTCAAAAGCTTATGGATGGCCGTTATAGGCTACTTCAACAGTGAGCCATCTATCATGTCCAGCAAATTATGCAAGGCAGAAATACGCTCTTTGTCGGACATGGCTATGAGGTAAGCGCGCGCCCGCAGATAAAGCTCGGGACAATTGAGCCCTGCCCACCGGATCACGGATGGAAGAGAAGACGTCCAGCGCCGGCGCTCCACTTGATACGTATAGATTGCTTTGGAAAAAATTTCCGCCAACCGTACTTGTGCAAGCGCCCCGAATTCCGCCGCGTCCTGTCCCCGCTGCAAAATCCTCTCCGCCGACGACAGCGCCGCTCTTATCTGCTTGCGAGTGATGATGGCCTCGGATTCGGGCACGCCCGGCGGCCCGGCGGCCCGCTTTTCCTGCGCGCTGGCCATCAATCGGGATAATTCGCCCGTGGTATCGAGAAGAATGCGGCCACCTGTGAGCGCATTCAGTAAAAAATTATTGTTGTTGGGGAAGGTCGAGTGCAGGCGGCGGAACAGCGGCGCCACAGGGGAATAGCAAGCGTCAATGTAAGTACTGCGGAACGGCAAGAATTCGCGTCGTAACTCATAGTGGCCGGGGGCTAAAACGCATATCACGTCAAAGTCACTGAGTTCATCGGCAGCGCCTGCAGCCCGGGAACCATGAAGCAACACACCCGCGACGGAAGGTTCATAAACTGCTTGCACCACGGCATCGTCCAACGGATCCCCAGTGAGTGCTTTTACGGGCTGGCGATCGACTGTCTGCATCGCGCGTATTATACCGAAGTTCCTTAATAGTGATGGCAGAACTCTTGGGTGAGGCCAAAACAGAAGCCTGGTTTATCTTTTCTGCAATTGCGGTTGTCATCCTCAATTGCTAGTCAAGCCCGGCTTCCAGGCTCAGTCACACTATTTCCGGTATATTTGCAGAAAATCTACTATCTTTTTTCGGGGGAAATCTTTGTATGGTAAAGGATCCGTGAAAGATCGGCGTTTCCACTGGCTAGTCTCGCGCAAGCAGATAGTAGTCCAGGGAATAATCGCGTCATCCTCGATCGGACGTTCCTCAAGGACTATCTCAACGGACAACTGGTCGCGGGGTTGGAAAATCCGCTCGTCGTGCGAGGTCTTGTGATTCATTATCGTATGGTATCAACATTGCGAGCTTGGCTGGCACTTCGGTCATCCACGTCCCATGCGCATTTCTGCTTTTCTTACGCTAACGTGAAAGTTACATTTTCTGCTTGTAATTTGCGTCTCGCATAGCTCTCGGCTGATGGCGAAACCGAGGCATTTCTGCTGTCCTTGCGACTTGTCCCGGTACCTGCGGCGGAAGGCCTCAAAGATGATTGGTTGCTTGTTGGCCGAATGCCAATGGCACTATCGCTACTTCAAAGGCAATCACAGCTGCCGCGTTACCGAGAATGGGGATTACCATTAGTTTTGTTAGTAAATCTTTCCGGTGTGCAATTGCTCATCATAATAGTCACCCGAAGGTTCAAGGGCGTGTCCTGCTTTCCCATTTTGGGAATAGTGGCCATCATTTCTCCACTTCCACTTTTCCGAGGGACATAGGTGAAGTAATATCTACGGCGCCGTTACATTGTCCTGGATGTGTTATCGCCGATCTGGTGGACAGGGCCCATTCTGGAGGATTCGTGAAGGCATCTCGACTATTTTCGGTCGTGACCATGGCAACCGCAATTCTCGCCTGCCTCTTCTGCGGCGCCGCCAGCGCACAGCGCAGTAACAGAACAACGGATCAGGCTGAATCCCCGCGATGGCGAAGCTATTCTCGTCTTGTGGTGGTCGATGTGGTTGTGAGCGACGGCCATGCTCCCGTCAAGGGCTTATCGAAGGAAGCATTTGAGGTTTTTGAAAAAGGACGCGAGCAGACCATCACTGGATTCGAAGAGCACACCATAGCCAACCAGTCCCAAGCCGAAAAAGCACGGCCGCTGCCCCCTCATACCTACAGCAACCAGCTGGCTCGCACAGAATCCATCAACATTCTCCTGCTTGACGCACTGAACACGCCCGTGTCGGACCAACGCGCTCTTCGCGTGGAGATGGCAGACTACCTTAGGAGCATCCCAGCCAAGGCCCCCATTGCAGTGTTCACCCTCGTATCCAGGCTGCGACTCTTGCACGGACTCACCGCAGATACCGCATCCCTCCTGGCAGCACTGAACGGGGCCAAGAGCCCGGCCAGCCCCTCGCCGCTACTCGAAGATCAGAATGGTTCGGACGCTTCCGTCATGCAGGCGGACGCGGCTGAACAACCTTTGCAACTGCTGGAACAGTTCGAGACCGAGACCACCGCCATCCACACCGACCTTCGCGTCCAGATCACGGTTGATGCGTTCAAACAAATTGCCAGATATCTAAGCGGCATTCCGGGCCGTAAGAATCTGATCTGGTTCTCTGGTTCTTTCCCGTTGAGCCTGGAGCCCAGTGAATCATCCGATGATCGCTTTCGTGGGCAGCGCGTCTACAGTGACGATCTGCGGCAGGTTGGTAATGACCTGGCAGCCGCGCGTGTGGCCGTTTATCCAGTGGACGCACGTGGCTTGATGCCGGAAACACTCTTTAGCGCGGCCGCGTTGAATTCTGCTTATGGAACTTCAACTCCGCGGTCATCAGGTAGGGGACGCGCCCTGCCCGGAGGCCCCGGAGCATTCGTTCACGACCACTCCCAGTTCTTGCGGCAGACGGACGCAGAACACAACAGTATGAAGCAGATCGCCGAAGAAACCGGAGGTGCGGCTTTTTATTCTACCAATGGCTTCAAGGAAGCTTTGGCGGCGGCCCTGGAAGATGGTGCAAACTATTACACTTTAACTTACTCACCTGATAATAAATCGTTCGACGGTCGCTTTCGCAATATAACTGTGAAGCTCTCCAGTGGCAATTACCGTCTGGCCTACCGCCGCGGCTATTTTGCAAGGGTGCCGGAACTCCACAATCCAAAAGATGCCGACGCGCTTCTAAGTCCGTACAATCCCGGCATCCAGCTTGGCGCTCCTCCTTCCTCCCAGGTTCTGTTCCGCATCCGAGTTCTGCGTGCAGACGCAACATCACGTGTCCAGGCCGGTCCCGCAGGCCTGATAAAACAGACTGGGCAGGTGGAACGCTATCTCCTCGACTATAAGTTGGAGATGCCGAACATCGGGTACAGATTTGATACTAGTTATCATCTTGGTCTGGAGTTGGTGGCGATCGCTTATGATCCGGAAGGAAAGCCTCTGAACATCGCCAACGCGGCATTCCAACTTCACCTGCGGCCCTCCGAGTATGAAAAGCTGGTGAACGAGGGGTTACCTCTGCACCAGGAAATTGACGTGCCGGTGAGGAACGCGTATCTCCGGTTAGTCGTGCACGACCTGTTGACTGACCTGTTTGGCTCGATCGAAGTTCCCCTGCACTCGAGCGCGCTAACAGCCGCGAGACGCGGCCGGGATTTCGGTCGCCCTTTTCGGTATCGACTCGGACAAGTGCCGCAAGCAAAGAGGAACGCGAAATTCAGGATCCTTGAATCGAGTTAATCATGGAATGGATTGCCGGCTTTGTAATTGCCACAACCGTTGGGCTGACTGGAATGGGTGGGGGCAGCTTTACTGTGCCGATTCTAGTGCTAGCTGGCCTGCCGACTGCTGAAGCCGTGGGAACCGCCATGCTATTCGCGGCCTTCCTACGCCTGGTTGCCGCGCCGATTTACCTTCGGCGCAAGCATGTCCATACTCGATATCTGGCGTCGCTGTTGATAGGGGCGGTCCCCGGCGTCCTCGCCGGAAGCTGGGCGCTGCACTCCCTCGGCGCTTCGTCCTGGAAACCAGCTGTGCTGTTGGCTGTGGGGTTGATGCTGGTAATTTCTTCGCTCCTGAGTTTCGTTCCTCGCCTGCGAAAGCCGGATTTTGCGCGAAGAAATACTCCCTGGCTGGCTTTGCTGGCCTTGCCCATCGGCATGGAAACAGGCTTCTCTTCCGCCGGGGCCGGCGCGCTCGGAACAGTCCTCTTGCTGAATTTTTCGGAAATGCCAGTCGCACAAGTTGTCGGAACTGACATTTTGTTTGGGATTGTTCTGGCAATCGTCGGCAGCGCATTCCATTTAGGCTGGGGTTCAGTGCACACTGAGACTCTGCTGCGCTTGTCGGCTGGCGGACTGCCAGGTGTGCTCTTAGGCTGCGCTTTGGCGAGACACATTGCCAGCGCCAAACTTAGAGCAGCCGTGGCCGTGGTCGCGGTTGCATTGGGATTGCAGCTCGTTTTGATGGCTGGCCGCAGCTTGTGGGAAAATCGGGTAAAGCATCGTGATTCACAAGTGATCGTCCTTCGAAGCGGCCTCCTATAGGCTCAAATGAATACAGCAAGCGCCTTGCGGAGGCAGATGGCCGTGTTAGGCTGATCGACACCAAGTCGCGCACTGTGCAAGCGATGCTGGGTGCGTAGGTCCGTCGGGAACCTTTCCGCGCTTGACCTTTTGGCAGCGAT is a window of Terriglobia bacterium DNA encoding:
- a CDS encoding VWA domain-containing protein, yielding MKASRLFSVVTMATAILACLFCGAASAQRSNRTTDQAESPRWRSYSRLVVVDVVVSDGHAPVKGLSKEAFEVFEKGREQTITGFEEHTIANQSQAEKARPLPPHTYSNQLARTESINILLLDALNTPVSDQRALRVEMADYLRSIPAKAPIAVFTLVSRLRLLHGLTADTASLLAALNGAKSPASPSPLLEDQNGSDASVMQADAAEQPLQLLEQFETETTAIHTDLRVQITVDAFKQIARYLSGIPGRKNLIWFSGSFPLSLEPSESSDDRFRGQRVYSDDLRQVGNDLAAARVAVYPVDARGLMPETLFSAAALNSAYGTSTPRSSGRGRALPGGPGAFVHDHSQFLRQTDAEHNSMKQIAEETGGAAFYSTNGFKEALAAALEDGANYYTLTYSPDNKSFDGRFRNITVKLSSGNYRLAYRRGYFARVPELHNPKDADALLSPYNPGIQLGAPPSSQVLFRIRVLRADATSRVQAGPAGLIKQTGQVERYLLDYKLEMPNIGYRFDTSYHLGLELVAIAYDPEGKPLNIANAAFQLHLRPSEYEKLVNEGLPLHQEIDVPVRNAYLRLVVHDLLTDLFGSIEVPLHSSALTAARRGRDFGRPFRYRLGQVPQAKRNAKFRILESS
- a CDS encoding sel1 repeat family protein encodes the protein MLRITRNETMREVPGKKSALFCGILITCAFVALVVSTGWTQAPPGNGNDPTANPAFQKDLAAANAGDVQAQIRVAKFYHQGPNRARNYSEAARWFKAASNQGSQEASAWLGSFMMYGRGVPKDYDQGIALITQAATANDPVGLRFAGQLAQKALHDDVQAASLFQQAADLGDANAMAWLGRMYLMGKGVPKDRNKAISLFNQGAAKRDPWAELALGRIFLQKDQKNPNRAVQLFTDSAAQGNAIAALRLGLMLQAGTEVPQDLTTAARYLRQSAGSGYGPGERALGRTFELGIGVPANPVYAFIWYNLASQQGDKLAGDRLAKLTGNMSSADLQKARLTLSKWDARIYADEQQ
- a CDS encoding nucleotidyltransferase domain-containing protein gives rise to the protein MQTVDRQPVKALTGDPLDDAVVQAVYEPSVAGVLLHGSRAAGAADELSDFDVICVLAPGHYELRREFLPFRSTYIDACYSPVAPLFRRLHSTFPNNNNFLLNALTGGRILLDTTGELSRLMASAQEKRAAGPPGVPESEAIITRKQIRAALSSAERILQRGQDAAEFGALAQVRLAEIFSKAIYTYQVERRRWTSSLPSVIRWAGLNCPELYLRARAYLIAMSDKERISALHNLLDMIDGSLLK
- a CDS encoding helix-turn-helix domain-containing protein, which gives rise to MSYDLNGLFNRIQLNLRSTPYLSLNELSTRIGVERHTIEKAVKQATSRTFRELRSEMLLEYARGLLDNNPHQSIKEVAFQLGYRSQRSFSRFIKSSVGCSPKELRADRNFEAVAVGPRTRGKPANSRSVQSTSKVSHQVACAVVIKE
- a CDS encoding sulfite exporter TauE/SafE family protein, which translates into the protein MEWIAGFVIATTVGLTGMGGGSFTVPILVLAGLPTAEAVGTAMLFAAFLRLVAAPIYLRRKHVHTRYLASLLIGAVPGVLAGSWALHSLGASSWKPAVLLAVGLMLVISSLLSFVPRLRKPDFARRNTPWLALLALPIGMETGFSSAGAGALGTVLLLNFSEMPVAQVVGTDILFGIVLAIVGSAFHLGWGSVHTETLLRLSAGGLPGVLLGCALARHIASAKLRAAVAVVAVALGLQLVLMAGRSLWENRVKHRDSQVIVLRSGLL